In a genomic window of Erigeron canadensis isolate Cc75 chromosome 5, C_canadensis_v1, whole genome shotgun sequence:
- the LOC122600642 gene encoding K(+) efflux antiporter 4-like isoform X2, whose product MSRKSTLSFIVIIDLLLLCLLSVAAAAAAARADEDTISAFNFNNEDKDDVVSTLNLTTTSTTSSNRSKEDSFAGMLDRALEKEFPENDEQSDGADDPGSFNNSVAGQQAVLETVARVKSKRNETKEEKSFQLHDVFNLDNENRPEDTPRLIDSKDNVFIMSNPKSKYPVLQLDLRLISDLVVVIVSATCGGIAFACAGQPVITGYLLAGSLIGPGGLSFVSELVQVETFAQFGVIFLLFALGLEFSAAKLRVVRAVAILGGLLQIFLFMCLSGVIAVLCGGEASEGVFVGAFLSMSSTAVVLKFLMEKNTLSTLYGQVTVGTLILQDCAVGLLFALLPILGGTSGIFEGMLSMTKTLVTLVTFLAVLSVFSRTCIPWFFNLMISLSSQTNELYQLASVAFCLIVASCSDKLGLSLELGSFAAGVMISTTDLAQHTLEQVEPIRNFFAALFLASIGMLIHVQFLWNHIDILLAAVILVVVIKTFIVATVVKGFRYNNKTALLVGMSLAQIGEFAFVLLSRASNLHLIEGKLYLLLLGTTALSLVTTPFLFKLIPAVVHLGVLLRWFTPDIPTEVIIFSQSSFTRKIR is encoded by the exons ATGTCTCGAAAATCAACACTTAGTTTCATCGTTATTAtcgatcttcttcttctttgctTACTTTcagtagcagcagcagcagcagcagcaagaGCTGATGAAGATACAATTAGTGCCTTTAATTTTAACAATGAAGACAAAGACGACGTCGTTTCAACCCTCAATCTAACTACTACTAGTACTACATCTTCAAATAGATCCAAAGAAGATAGCTTCGCTGGAATGCTTGATCGTGCTCTCGAAAAAGAATTCCCCGAAAATGACGAACAATCCGACG GTGCTGATGATCCTGGGAGCTTCAATAATAGTGTTGCAGGACAACAG GCAGTTCTGGAAACTGTTGCTAGAGTCAAGTCGAAGAGAAATGAAACCAAAGAGGAGAA GTCATTTCAACTTCATGATGTTTTTAACCTGGATAATGAGAACCGTCCTGAAGATACGCCAAGGCTCATAGATAGCAAG GATAATGTCTTTATCATGTCCAATCCCAAGTCTAAGTATCCGGTGCTACAGTTAGACCTAAG ATTGATATCTGATTTGGTGGTTGTCATTGTTTCTGCAACTTGCGGTGGCATAGCATTTGCTTGTGCTGGGCAGCCG GTTATTACAGGATATTTGCTAGCAGGATCTTTGATTGGACCTGGTGGACTTAGCTTTGTTAGTGAACTGGTTCAG GTTGAAACTTTTGCTCAGTTTGGcgtcatttttcttctttttgcgTTGGGGTTGGAGTTCTCAGCAGCAAAG CTTCGTGTTGTCAGAGCTGTTGCTATCTTAGGAGGTCTCCTCCAGATATTTCTTTTTATGTGCTTGTCTGGAGTAATTGCCGTG TTATGTGGTGGTGAAGCTTCTGAAGGTGTATTTGTTGGTGCCTTCCTTTCCATGTCATCAACTGCAGTG GTTCTGAAGTTTTTGATGGAGAAAAATACTCTTAGCACTCTTTATGGGCAAGTAACTGTTGGTACCCTTATATTACAG GATTGTGCGGTGGGTTTATTATTTGCATTGCTTCCAATCCTGGGTGGTACATCTGGGATTTTTGAAGGAATGTTATCTATGACTAAGAC GTTGGTGACTTTAGTTACGTTCTTGGCTGTTTTGTCTGTATTCTCCCGCACTTGTATACCATGGTTTTTTAATCTTATGATAAGCCTATCATCCCAG ACCAATGAACTTTATCAATTGGCATCCGTGGCTTTTTGCTTGATAGTTGCATCG TGTAGTGACAAGTTGGGTCTAAGTCTTGAACTGGGTAGCTTTGCTGCTGGAGTGATGATTTCAACTACTGATCTTGCTCAGCATACTCTTGAACAA GTTGAACCCATTCGCAATTTCTTTGCTGCTCTTTTCCTTGCCAGCATTGGGATGCTAATTCATGTTCAGTTTCTGTGGAACCACATTGACATCTTACTAGCAGCTGTTATACTGGTGGTTGTAATAAAGACATTTATTGTTGCCACTGTAGTCAAAGGATTTAGATACAATAACAAGACCGCTCTTCTT GTCGGAATGTCCCTTGCTCAGATCGGCGAGTTTGCTTTTGTCCTTCTTAGCCGTGCCTCTAATCTTCATCTAATAGAG GGAAAGTTGTATTTGCTGCTTCTTGGCACAACGGCTCTAAGTCTG GTGACGACACCATTTCTTTTTAAACTGATCCCTGCTGTTGTACATCTTGGAGTATTATTGCGTTGGTTCACTCCAGATATCCCCACGGAGGTGATAATCTTTTCCCAAAGCAGTTTTACCAGGAAAATTCGATAG
- the LOC122599416 gene encoding receptor kinase-like protein Xa21 yields the protein MRSRQPICFAFLFSSLLFFPSVATVSSTYGGNESDHLALVSFKSMITLDPYGSLSSWNTSLQFCEWSGVLCGKRHRRVIGVQLNSKGLKGVLSPQLGNLSFLREFSIRDNNFQGTIPSELGRLSRLRFLGLDRNKFDGVIPTNLSSCSNLEILWLGFNKIVGSIPKEITSLPKLTFVVADMNNLTGGIPSFLGNMTSMEVFSVSGNPLGGSIPDTLGQLKSLREIFLSAALRDNQLTGPLPSSISNCSKLKFLEMSDNYFNGKLTIDFAKLRDINEVFIGNNLYGRGEDDDMKFIDSLMNCSKLEMLYLYKCNFQGTLPASIGNLSHNLETLELGGNKLYGNLPSSIGNLVGLTTLNVGDNRFTGKIPSTIGMLQKLQVASLSENQFAGLIPDAIGNLSLLIKLFLNSNRLEGNIPLRLGNCHNLSELYLDDNKLDGKIPKQILQLSSLSITLNLSQNNLIGSLPPEIGDLKMLSYLDLSHNNLSGNIPSSISGCSSLSELYLKGNLFQGIIPPSFSSLRGLVELDLSHNNLSGQIPRFLEKFPLVHIDLSFNDLEGEVPMKGVFANASAFSVLANSRLCGGLVDLGLPKCKDIQKHKRRFPMFVLIILIASTFSTIVCYIYFWRKKKNKDQPDRSSMNKGFLKVSYGQLLKATDGFSEANLIGKGGFSSVYKGILDHEDRSVVAVKVLHLHNRGAHKSFITECNAWRNIRHRNLLKIITICSSVNFQGNDFKALVYEFMPNGSLDEWLHPSASIYRPNLHQRINILIDVASALNYLHNQCLKTIVHGDLKPSNILLDDDMVAHVGDFGLVRFLGPDSHTNSSTGIRGTIGYVPPEYGLGGEMASSGDVYSFGILLLEVMTGKRPTDNIFNGGLSLHNFASMAFPDHVSDVIDCELLDYHQEADATYTQRVEANAKTIEECLASIVAIGVSCSVDSPSQRMNIETAAHELKHILDMLQAKS from the exons ATGAGATCAAGGCAACCAATTTGCTTTGCTTTTCTCTTTTCTAGTCTTCTATTCTTTCCTAGTGTTGCCACCGTCTCTTCTACTTATGGTGGAAATGAGAGCGATCATCTGGCGTTGGTTTCATTCAAGTCGATGATTACCCTCGATCCATACGGATCATTAAGCTCTTGGAACACTTCCCTTCAATTTTGTGAGTGGAGTGGTGTATTATGTGGAAAGCGGCATAGAAGAGTGATTGGTGTACAACTGAACTCAAAAGGCCTAAAAGGCGTTTTATCTCCTCAACTAGGGAACCTTAGTTTCCTTCGTGAGTTTTCGATTAGGGACAACAACTTTCAAGGAACCATCCCTTCTGAACTAGGCCGTCTTTCCAGGCTACGTTTCCTTGGTCTTGACCGAAATAAATTTGATGGGGTCATTCCAACTAACCTATCCAGTTGTTCTAATCTTGAAATTCTTTGGCTTGGTTTCAATAAGATAGTTGGAAGCATACCTAAGGAGATTACTTCCCTCCCAAAACTTACGTTTGTAGTAGCTGATATGAATAACTTAACCGGCGGAATCCCATCTTTCTTAGGAAATATGACATCCATGGAAGTATTCTCTGTTTCCGGAAATCCATTGGGTGGAAGCATTCCTGACACCTTAGGCCAATTGAAAAGCTTAAGAGAGATCTTTTTGTCAGCCGCT TTAAGGGATAACCAACTGACAGGACCTCTTCCATCCTCCATATCTAATTGTTCGAAATTAAAATTTCTTGAAATGAGTGACAACTACTTTAATGGCAAGTTGACAATAGACTTTGCAAAGCTAAGAGATATCAATGAAGTGTTTATAGGTAACAACCTCTATGGACGAGGAGAAGATGACGATATGAAGTTCATTGATTCCTTGATGAACTGCAGCAAATTGGAGATGTTGTATCTTTATAAGTGCAATTTTCAAGGAACGCTACCCGCATCAATCGGTAATCTTTCTCATAACCTCGAGACTCTAGAACTTGGAGGAAATAAGTTATATGGAAACCTCCCTTCAAGTATAGGTAATCTAGTTGGCTTGACCACTCTAAACGTAGGAGATAACCGATTTACAGGGAAAATCCCTTCAACCATAGGAATGCTTCAAAAGCTACAGGTTGCCAGTCTATCTGAAAACCAATTTGCAGGGCTGATTCCAGATGCTATTGGGAATTTATCATTGTtgattaaactttttttaaactcCAATAGATTAGAGGGCAATATTCCATTAAGGTTAGGGAATTGTCATAATCTATCAGAGTTGTACCTTGATGACAATAAACTTGACGGCAAAATACCTAAACAAATTCTTCAACTTTCATCTCTGTCCATAACCTTAAATCTTTCTCAAAACAACCTAATTGGTTCACTTCCACCGGAGATTGGAGACCTCAAGATGTTGAGTTATCTTGATTTGTCTCATAACAATTTATCAGGAAACATTCCTAGTAGCATTAGTGGTTGCTCTAGCCTTTCGGAGTTATACCTCAAAGGAAACTTGTTTCAAGGCATAATACCACCATCATTCAGTTCCTTAAGAGGATTGGTGGAACTCGATCTTTCTCATAATAATCTATCGGGCCAAATTCCTAGGTTCTTAGAAAAGTTCCCGTTAGTACATATAGACCTATCCTTTAATGATTTAGAGGGTGAAGTGCCGATGAAAGGAGTGTTCGCCAATGCAAGTGCATTTTCAGTGTTGGCAAATAGTAGGCTTTGTGGTGGCCTGGTTGACCTTGGGTTACCCAAATGCAAGGATATTCAGAAACATAAGAGAAGGTTTCCTATGTTTGTACTGATCATCTTGATTGCATCTACATTTTCCACcattgtatgttatatatatttttggcgtaagaagaaaaataaagatcAACCTGATCGATCATCAATGAATAAAGGCTTCTTGAAAGTTTCTTATGGTCAACTTCTCAAGGCAACTGATGGGTTCTCCGAAGCCAATTTGATTGGCAAGGGTGGGTTCAGCTCTGTTTACAAAGGAATCCTTGACCATGAAGATAGATCTGTAGTTGCAGTTAAAGTTTTGCATCTTCATAATCGAGGAGCTCACAAAAGCTTTATAACCGAATGTAATGCATGGAGAAACATTAGACACCGAAATTTGTTGAAgataataaccatatgttcaaGTGTCAACTTCCAAGGCAATGATTTCaaagctttggtttatgagttCATGCCCAATGGGAGCTTAGACGAGTGGTTACATCCAAGTGCAAGTATATATAGACCGAACCTTCATCAAAGAATAAACATTCTCATTGATGTCGCATCTGCACTCAACTATCTTCACAATCAGTGCCTGAAAACAATTGTTCATGGAGACCTGAAGCCTAGCAACATTCTACTTGATGATGATATGGTGGCCCATGTTGGAGACTTTGGTTTAGTTCGATTCCTTGGACCAGATTCACACACAAATAGTTCAACCGGGATTAGAGGAACAATTGGGTATGTACCTCCAG AGTATGGTCTTGGAGGAGAGATGGCAAGTAGTGGAGATGTCTATAGTTTTGGAATTTTGTTACTGGAAGTGATGACAGGGAAAAGACCAACGGATAACATTTTTAACGGAGGGCTCAGCCTACATAACTTTGCTTCCATGGCCTTCCCGGACCATGTATCTGATGTTATTGACTGTGAGCTTCTAGACTATCATCAAGAGGCTGATGCAACTTATACGCAAAGGGTGGAAGCAAATGCAAAGACTATAGAGGAATGTTTGGCTTCAATAGTGGCGATTGGAGTATCATGCTCAGTGGATTCTCCATCGCAACGAATGAATATTGAAACTGCTGCCCATGAGTTGAAACATATTCTGGATATGCTTCAGGCTAAGTCATAG
- the LOC122602371 gene encoding glucosamine 6-phosphate N-acetyltransferase, which translates to MQSNRNTTGEENYRVRNLEIADKNKGFTELLQQLTVCDSVSDDEFQKRFEELRLYGDEHLICVIEDISSSKIVATGSVFIEKKFIRNCGKVGHIEDVVVDTSTRGMQLGKKVVGFLADHAQSMGCYKVILDCSSDNKAFYEKCGFKEKEIQMVKYFI; encoded by the coding sequence ATGCAAAGCAACAGAAATACGACTGGCGAAGAAAACTATCGAGTTAGAAACTTGGAGATAGCAGACAAGAACAAGGGTTTCACGGAACTGCTGCAGCAACTTACAGTATGCGATTCTGTATCAGACGATGAATTTCAAAAACGATTCGAAGAGCTCAGATTGTATGGTGATGAACATTTAATATGTGTTATTGAAGACATCAGTTCATCTAAGATCGTTGCAACTGGAAGTGTGTTTATCGAGAAGAAATTTATAAGGAATTGTGGGAAAGTTGGACATATTGAAGATGTTGTGGTTGATACAAGTACCAGAGGAATGCAATTAGGGAAGAAAGTAGTCGGGTTTCTTGCAGATCATGCTCAGTCAATGGGTTGTTATAAGGTAATTCTTGACTGCAGTTCTGATAATAAGGCTTTTTATGAGAAATGTGGATTTAAAGAGAAAGAAATTCAGATGGTCAAGTATTTCATTTGA
- the LOC122600642 gene encoding K(+) efflux antiporter 4-like isoform X1, which translates to MSRKSTLSFIVIIDLLLLCLLSVAAAAAAARADEDTISAFNFNNEDKDDVVSTLNLTTTSTTSSNRSKEDSFAGMLDRALEKEFPENDEQSDGADDPGSFNNSVAGQQAVLETVARVKSKRNETKEEKSFQLHDVFNLDNENRPEDTPRLIDSKDNVFIMSNPKSKYPVLQLDLRLISDLVVVIVSATCGGIAFACAGQPVITGYLLAGSLIGPGGLSFVSELVQVETFAQFGVIFLLFALGLEFSAAKLRVVRAVAILGGLLQIFLFMCLSGVIAVLCGGEASEGVFVGAFLSMSSTAVVLKFLMEKNTLSTLYGQVTVGTLILQDCAVGLLFALLPILGGTSGIFEGMLSMTKTLVTLVTFLAVLSVFSRTCIPWFFNLMISLSSQTNELYQLASVAFCLIVASCSDKLGLSLELGSFAAGVMISTTDLAQHTLEQVEPIRNFFAALFLASIGMLIHVQFLWNHIDILLAAVILVVVIKTFIVATVVKGFRYNNKTALLVGMSLAQIGEFAFVLLSRASNLHLIEGKLYLLLLGTTALSLVTTPFLFKLIPAVVHLGVLLRWFTPDIPTEMLFKGELMRSDTARRISLMAVPDQHLILLGKGAERVDLSLKSIPKERV; encoded by the exons ATGTCTCGAAAATCAACACTTAGTTTCATCGTTATTAtcgatcttcttcttctttgctTACTTTcagtagcagcagcagcagcagcagcaagaGCTGATGAAGATACAATTAGTGCCTTTAATTTTAACAATGAAGACAAAGACGACGTCGTTTCAACCCTCAATCTAACTACTACTAGTACTACATCTTCAAATAGATCCAAAGAAGATAGCTTCGCTGGAATGCTTGATCGTGCTCTCGAAAAAGAATTCCCCGAAAATGACGAACAATCCGACG GTGCTGATGATCCTGGGAGCTTCAATAATAGTGTTGCAGGACAACAG GCAGTTCTGGAAACTGTTGCTAGAGTCAAGTCGAAGAGAAATGAAACCAAAGAGGAGAA GTCATTTCAACTTCATGATGTTTTTAACCTGGATAATGAGAACCGTCCTGAAGATACGCCAAGGCTCATAGATAGCAAG GATAATGTCTTTATCATGTCCAATCCCAAGTCTAAGTATCCGGTGCTACAGTTAGACCTAAG ATTGATATCTGATTTGGTGGTTGTCATTGTTTCTGCAACTTGCGGTGGCATAGCATTTGCTTGTGCTGGGCAGCCG GTTATTACAGGATATTTGCTAGCAGGATCTTTGATTGGACCTGGTGGACTTAGCTTTGTTAGTGAACTGGTTCAG GTTGAAACTTTTGCTCAGTTTGGcgtcatttttcttctttttgcgTTGGGGTTGGAGTTCTCAGCAGCAAAG CTTCGTGTTGTCAGAGCTGTTGCTATCTTAGGAGGTCTCCTCCAGATATTTCTTTTTATGTGCTTGTCTGGAGTAATTGCCGTG TTATGTGGTGGTGAAGCTTCTGAAGGTGTATTTGTTGGTGCCTTCCTTTCCATGTCATCAACTGCAGTG GTTCTGAAGTTTTTGATGGAGAAAAATACTCTTAGCACTCTTTATGGGCAAGTAACTGTTGGTACCCTTATATTACAG GATTGTGCGGTGGGTTTATTATTTGCATTGCTTCCAATCCTGGGTGGTACATCTGGGATTTTTGAAGGAATGTTATCTATGACTAAGAC GTTGGTGACTTTAGTTACGTTCTTGGCTGTTTTGTCTGTATTCTCCCGCACTTGTATACCATGGTTTTTTAATCTTATGATAAGCCTATCATCCCAG ACCAATGAACTTTATCAATTGGCATCCGTGGCTTTTTGCTTGATAGTTGCATCG TGTAGTGACAAGTTGGGTCTAAGTCTTGAACTGGGTAGCTTTGCTGCTGGAGTGATGATTTCAACTACTGATCTTGCTCAGCATACTCTTGAACAA GTTGAACCCATTCGCAATTTCTTTGCTGCTCTTTTCCTTGCCAGCATTGGGATGCTAATTCATGTTCAGTTTCTGTGGAACCACATTGACATCTTACTAGCAGCTGTTATACTGGTGGTTGTAATAAAGACATTTATTGTTGCCACTGTAGTCAAAGGATTTAGATACAATAACAAGACCGCTCTTCTT GTCGGAATGTCCCTTGCTCAGATCGGCGAGTTTGCTTTTGTCCTTCTTAGCCGTGCCTCTAATCTTCATCTAATAGAG GGAAAGTTGTATTTGCTGCTTCTTGGCACAACGGCTCTAAGTCTG GTGACGACACCATTTCTTTTTAAACTGATCCCTGCTGTTGTACATCTTGGAGTATTATTGCGTTGGTTCACTCCAGATATCCCCACGGAG ATGCTATTTAAAGGAGAGCTGATGCGTTCAGACACTGCCAGACGGATTAGTTTAATG GCTGTACCCGATCAACATCTGATACTTCTTGGGAAAGGTGCAGAAAGAGTTGACTTGAGCTTAAAGTCAATCCCGAAGGAACGAGTTTGA